A stretch of the Bacillus sp. FJAT-18017 genome encodes the following:
- a CDS encoding ABC transporter substrate-binding protein, with the protein MKKKLVSILAAFTVVFTLAACNNAEKADSDKKDETEKKKEVTLSYANWNLGTEEENNLERLLLESFKEEYPHIKIELNETVNTSDWNGTLATAASGGTMPDVFALPQIPLALSNDWLLDVTELASKDKDFEAVPEIVRDSAEVNGKLVALPAAQHFLGYFVNKDVFNAANLDHPEFDSSVEDFVSGVKEVTNVNNGVVGLNNPFTIVDWYPSAVNPDMGWYTLKDGQYALDSKEYINGVNVSKEFVLNGYAYDTLTEDQKAKFTGKEGNENWLAGSIGLWWDGTWAASNISEKAGFEWDFIGLPGGVTAIANDYLGISKTSKHPEEAYLFAKFMSFGKEGFMKRLEIADKEGKALNTLPITTDKEVLDEFFSILDVPGIRTAYENLDKAIVEPVKIVPGYVDARWEALTGVKTSEAENANTAQLVNAFVKGELKVEDYAKQLDELADKKSAEAAAALEGK; encoded by the coding sequence ATGAAAAAGAAGCTAGTTTCTATTCTTGCTGCATTTACTGTCGTTTTTACTCTGGCTGCTTGTAACAATGCAGAAAAAGCTGACTCAGACAAAAAAGACGAAACTGAAAAGAAAAAAGAAGTAACTCTTTCCTATGCCAACTGGAATTTGGGTACGGAAGAAGAAAACAATTTGGAACGCTTGTTGCTTGAATCCTTCAAGGAAGAATACCCACATATCAAAATCGAACTCAATGAAACAGTTAATACAAGTGATTGGAATGGCACATTGGCAACAGCAGCGAGTGGCGGAACAATGCCGGATGTATTTGCATTGCCACAGATTCCTCTAGCATTATCAAATGACTGGCTATTGGATGTTACTGAATTGGCATCAAAAGATAAGGATTTTGAAGCAGTGCCGGAAATTGTCAGGGACTCCGCTGAAGTTAACGGCAAGCTGGTTGCACTGCCAGCTGCGCAGCATTTCCTGGGTTACTTTGTAAACAAGGATGTCTTCAATGCAGCAAACCTTGACCATCCTGAATTCGATTCTTCAGTTGAAGATTTCGTATCCGGAGTAAAAGAAGTAACAAATGTAAATAACGGGGTAGTTGGACTTAACAATCCTTTCACCATCGTAGACTGGTATCCATCTGCAGTGAATCCTGATATGGGCTGGTACACATTGAAGGATGGACAATACGCGCTTGATAGCAAAGAGTATATCAATGGTGTAAATGTATCGAAGGAATTTGTTTTGAACGGTTATGCTTATGACACGTTAACAGAAGATCAGAAGGCCAAGTTTACAGGTAAAGAAGGAAATGAAAACTGGCTTGCGGGAAGCATTGGCCTTTGGTGGGATGGTACTTGGGCAGCGTCAAACATCAGTGAAAAGGCTGGGTTCGAGTGGGACTTCATCGGCTTGCCTGGCGGTGTAACAGCAATTGCAAATGACTACCTGGGAATTTCAAAAACTAGCAAGCATCCAGAAGAAGCGTACTTGTTTGCTAAATTCATGTCTTTTGGCAAAGAAGGATTCATGAAACGTTTGGAAATCGCTGATAAAGAAGGCAAGGCTTTGAATACACTGCCAATTACAACAGATAAAGAAGTACTTGATGAATTCTTTTCAATTCTTGATGTACCTGGCATCCGCACAGCATATGAGAATTTAGATAAAGCAATTGTTGAACCTGTTAAGATCGTACCTGGTTATGTTGATGCACGTTGGGAAGCACTTACTGGCGTGAAAACATCTGAAGCGGAAAATGCAAATACAGCTCAGCTTGTCAATGCTTTCGTAAAGGGAGAATTGAAAGTTGAAGACTATGCGAAACAATTGGACGAATTGGCTGACAAAAAGAGCGCTGAAGCAGCGGCAGCTTTAGAAGGGAAGTAG
- a CDS encoding DUF1854 domain-containing protein codes for MKDPFDITIFEPNDISFKRNPGGILCAVIDGTSYSGITLYQAFPFKKPAMFISVWHKSEQELGVIRDIEELDQESRLEVKKELRIRYIIPTVLKVKTISEETGLWLFKLETDRGDVQLIMPNIHEHIQFIGRDRLVITDMDGKRCEIPNTQLLDTHSRIELQKII; via the coding sequence ATGAAAGACCCATTTGACATTACCATATTCGAGCCAAATGACATTTCCTTTAAGCGAAACCCTGGAGGAATCCTGTGTGCTGTTATAGATGGTACTTCTTATTCGGGGATAACGCTGTATCAGGCTTTTCCTTTTAAAAAGCCGGCAATGTTCATATCCGTCTGGCATAAAAGTGAGCAAGAGCTTGGGGTAATTCGCGACATAGAGGAACTCGATCAGGAGAGTAGGCTTGAAGTAAAGAAAGAACTCCGTATACGCTATATAATTCCTACTGTTTTGAAAGTGAAGACTATAAGCGAAGAAACGGGACTTTGGCTGTTTAAACTTGAGACTGACCGTGGGGACGTGCAGCTGATTATGCCGAATATCCATGAGCATATTCAGTTCATTGGACGAGATAGACTTGTTATTACCGATATGGACGGGAAACGCTGTGAAATTCCAAATACTCAGTTACTCGATACCCATAGCCGCATTGAGTTGCAAAAAATTATATAA
- a CDS encoding LacI family DNA-binding transcriptional regulator, which translates to MVTLKDVAKQAGVSVSTASYSINGSSLISEETRQKVLEVVKEIGYRPNGLAKNLKERKTNIIGLFLSGFTGPFFSEMVEGIQDEVIKNGYELVVCASVDKHRLLIERYVDGAIILNFHMDDELLLSIANEKLPLIVMDREVKSPFIRNILLPNALGSVRVVDYLVDKGHKRIGFISGSQLSYDGESRFNGFLEGLKLQKLSFQEQDILRADFTELSGYQSMSEYLERMGSDLPSAFVCANDEMAMGAIRAVKEKGLDVPGDIAVIGFDDIYVAQYFTPSLTTIRVPRKEWGIIAAQTLFKLLDKQFDYVPEPLRIELMSRNSG; encoded by the coding sequence GTGGTAACGTTAAAAGATGTGGCAAAACAGGCTGGTGTCAGTGTTTCTACTGCGTCTTATTCAATAAATGGCAGCAGCCTTATTTCAGAAGAAACTAGGCAAAAGGTTCTGGAGGTTGTAAAGGAGATAGGCTACCGCCCGAATGGGCTGGCAAAAAACCTAAAGGAAAGGAAGACTAATATTATTGGCTTGTTTCTGAGTGGGTTTACAGGACCTTTTTTCTCGGAAATGGTTGAAGGCATTCAGGATGAAGTCATAAAGAACGGATATGAGTTGGTTGTATGCGCTTCAGTCGATAAGCACCGGTTGCTGATAGAACGCTATGTGGATGGAGCAATTATTCTGAATTTCCATATGGATGATGAATTACTCCTATCTATAGCAAATGAAAAGCTTCCACTGATTGTCATGGACAGGGAGGTGAAGAGCCCGTTTATAAGGAATATCCTCCTTCCAAATGCCCTGGGCTCGGTCAGAGTCGTGGACTATCTTGTTGATAAAGGGCACAAAAGGATTGGCTTTATCTCGGGTTCACAGCTATCGTATGATGGCGAATCCCGGTTTAACGGTTTCTTGGAAGGGCTTAAGCTACAAAAACTAAGTTTTCAGGAACAGGATATCCTGAGAGCGGATTTTACCGAGTTAAGTGGTTATCAAAGTATGAGTGAGTACTTGGAGCGCATGGGCAGCGATTTACCGAGCGCATTCGTATGCGCCAATGATGAGATGGCGATGGGAGCAATAAGGGCTGTAAAGGAAAAGGGGCTGGATGTACCTGGGGATATCGCAGTCATTGGCTTTGATGATATTTATGTTGCTCAATATTTCACCCCATCTTTAACAACAATAAGGGTTCCTCGGAAAGAGTGGGGGATAATTGCCGCCCAAACATTATTTAAACTCCTTGATAAACAGTTTGATTATGTACCGGAACCGTTAAGGATTGAATTAATGTCAAGAAATTCTGGATGA
- a CDS encoding beta-galactosidase yields MIQIKDERVVINGRDVILFGGELHYFRVPKGEWRNRIRLIKEAGANMISTYVPWIFHEFEEGEVDLTGRTLPERDLETFLRLVNEEGMYCLVRPGPYVMAEVVDHGVPTWFIDKYPEAVAKTNDGNNHPTRVASYTHPVFLEKTENWYSEVCEVISPYQVTNGGPVILFQIDNEVGMFHWVTNQPDYNEATLTQFEEYLKDKYTYDNFENTFKVPYNKMNEVSHLAVKKPDAINAHALRNEFGLFLREHYRKFLEILKHSAEAKGINVPFVVNVHGFHTVDILKRGTMYPIGLSQLLEAAKIENVLMAGDYYIGNIEYDNYIDIVLANAFTKAIQWKEQPLFSAEFQGGSIHDKPRLQPTTFDLTTRLCVADGMNGVNYYMFAGGENYENIGLFGRRHEWQAPLSTKGERRPHYFVIQHLGEMFKTFEQPLSRTKQVIDTHLGFYPDYYMTEFYDEHTKSMVDKLQHGREVYFYNGIAKGLRTNNIIFEGVNVMDEAEITPNEVPVLWMFTTEWMDEKVQKKLVSYIENGGQLIMFPTMPIKTMKNEPCTVLKDFIGVEVSGHKTRGFAHIGEVDNVQAEYMETYNIQDGAFAWSEDTDRNTIAFEKQLGKGKIIMFGIGMEFNFNHQFDCVIELAKKAGISSRFNIEEELDITVRQDSDGGKFLFVQNFDEYKKVTSFRYEGQELFGGKKLVVPPRTGLMLPVDVQLQKGLTISYGTGEIYRVEENEDELLLTIRVTQEEEEFIFNSSEWVPSLSETTKLVNLNHEQFKVVVTSNRDKQTIKFQRKQ; encoded by the coding sequence ATGATTCAAATCAAGGATGAAAGAGTAGTCATTAACGGAAGAGACGTCATTCTTTTTGGCGGGGAGCTTCATTACTTCCGGGTTCCAAAAGGGGAGTGGAGAAACCGGATCCGCCTGATAAAAGAGGCGGGTGCAAATATGATCAGCACCTATGTACCCTGGATTTTTCATGAATTCGAAGAAGGTGAAGTTGATCTGACTGGGCGAACCTTGCCTGAGAGAGATTTGGAGACATTTCTGCGGCTCGTAAACGAGGAAGGAATGTATTGCCTTGTTCGGCCAGGCCCTTATGTGATGGCTGAAGTTGTTGATCACGGAGTTCCTACCTGGTTCATTGACAAGTATCCGGAAGCTGTAGCTAAAACAAATGATGGTAATAACCATCCGACAAGGGTAGCTAGTTATACGCATCCCGTTTTCCTTGAAAAAACTGAGAACTGGTATAGCGAGGTTTGTGAAGTTATTTCACCTTACCAGGTTACGAATGGTGGACCGGTCATTCTTTTTCAAATTGATAACGAGGTAGGAATGTTCCATTGGGTCACCAATCAGCCTGATTATAATGAAGCGACGTTAACCCAATTTGAAGAGTATTTAAAGGACAAATATACATACGACAACTTTGAAAATACTTTCAAAGTCCCTTATAACAAAATGAACGAGGTTTCACATTTAGCCGTCAAAAAACCTGATGCAATAAACGCACACGCCCTCAGAAATGAATTTGGGTTGTTCTTGCGGGAGCACTATCGTAAATTCCTGGAGATTCTGAAACATTCTGCAGAAGCAAAAGGAATCAATGTTCCATTCGTCGTCAATGTCCATGGTTTTCACACTGTTGATATTCTGAAGCGGGGCACGATGTATCCAATCGGGCTTTCACAGCTTTTGGAAGCAGCGAAAATTGAAAACGTATTGATGGCGGGTGATTACTATATAGGAAACATTGAATACGATAACTACATTGATATCGTTCTAGCTAATGCATTTACGAAGGCTATTCAATGGAAAGAACAACCATTGTTTTCGGCAGAATTCCAGGGTGGCTCAATTCATGATAAACCAAGGCTCCAGCCGACAACGTTTGATTTGACCACTAGGCTTTGTGTTGCAGATGGGATGAACGGCGTCAATTATTACATGTTTGCTGGTGGTGAGAATTACGAAAATATCGGCCTGTTTGGAAGACGTCATGAATGGCAGGCACCACTCTCAACTAAAGGTGAAAGACGGCCTCACTACTTTGTCATTCAACATCTAGGTGAAATGTTCAAAACATTTGAACAACCACTTTCTCGTACAAAGCAAGTAATTGACACCCATCTTGGTTTTTATCCTGATTATTACATGACAGAATTCTATGATGAACATACAAAAAGCATGGTGGACAAGCTTCAGCACGGACGGGAAGTATACTTCTATAACGGAATCGCTAAGGGACTAAGAACGAATAACATCATCTTTGAAGGCGTCAACGTTATGGATGAAGCCGAGATTACCCCTAATGAAGTTCCGGTTTTGTGGATGTTCACAACTGAGTGGATGGACGAAAAAGTTCAGAAAAAGCTTGTCAGCTATATCGAAAATGGCGGCCAGTTGATCATGTTCCCAACAATGCCTATTAAAACGATGAAAAACGAGCCTTGTACCGTGTTGAAGGATTTTATCGGTGTTGAAGTTTCAGGTCATAAAACCCGGGGTTTTGCTCATATTGGGGAAGTAGACAATGTACAGGCTGAGTATATGGAAACTTATAATATCCAGGACGGAGCTTTTGCTTGGAGCGAAGATACGGACCGAAACACAATTGCTTTTGAAAAGCAGCTTGGAAAAGGAAAAATCATCATGTTCGGGATTGGAATGGAGTTCAATTTCAACCATCAATTCGACTGTGTCATTGAGCTTGCGAAGAAAGCAGGTATATCAAGCAGGTTCAATATTGAGGAAGAACTTGATATTACGGTTCGGCAGGATTCAGATGGAGGCAAATTTCTCTTTGTTCAAAATTTTGATGAATACAAGAAAGTTACTTCATTCAGGTATGAAGGACAGGAGCTTTTTGGAGGAAAGAAACTTGTTGTTCCTCCTCGAACAGGGCTAATGCTTCCAGTGGATGTTCAATTGCAAAAAGGTTTAACCATTTCCTATGGAACTGGAGAGATATATAGAGTTGAAGAAAATGAGGACGAGCTTCTTTTGACTATTAGGGTCACTCAGGAAGAGGAAGAGTTCATTTTCAATTCTTCAGAATGGGTTCCTTCTTTATCGGAAACAACAAAACTCGTAAACCTAAATCATGAACAATTTAAGGTGGTGGTAACCTCAAACAGAGATAAACAAACGATTAAGTTCCAGCGCAAGCAGTAA
- a CDS encoding extracellular solute-binding protein, with amino-acid sequence MKSKILIYSVMVLFFIFPHGFASADNNETVPAENIVEERYHSVLEQWKEQGVLDASNFEVSVPSSNSIGSDKQDLLTASESKGYGDSVFYWHNRQSVTYEIQVPKEGLYELSFDYYPLSNKVIPIEGAILVNGKFPYYESRRIVFPVEWKNETDDFEKDRFGNEIIPQQLTVNKWRSAKAEDASGLQPGALKYLLKKGTNVIELSNLRGEMLLGKLTVTSVTTLPSYNEYVKNYEGKQVKDLIINEAETNYTKNSSYIRPFASTDASAVPSNPKTLLLNTLGGDSWATSGQSVNWNVEIEKDGFYQLTFKVQQNKNTGAPVFRKVSIDGQIPFSEVAPYTFEFNKKWSNVTLSDQKGEPFLFYLTKGNHTIGLEADASQIERVVHTTNEVMKEIEALSLSIKKLTGNQTNRARGWKISEYIPDIKDRVERWAVILDEERSYLKSLSDTDNDSSEIVSLQLAVQKLKELSKKPDEIPNRMTELSEGSSSVAQLLGNLLVDLPKQPLLVDRFYLHGDLELPAARINFIEKAWSSVQRFALSFTSGNYTVDNTDDETIEIWVNRPRQYVEQLQNLADRTFTPETGIPVKFSLMPDESKLILSSAANKQPDVALGISNWLPYELSIRGAAVDLHQFKDFEAFSKKFSPGAFLPLMIEDSVYALPETQDFFVQFYRKDIMDAMNFPVPDDWEEVVNILPELQRFGMNYYTPISGAGGFKPFQTTAPYIYQFQGDLYEQDGMRTAIGTEEALKGIQFMAELNTIYSLPLQVPNFYNHFRYATMPIGISNFTTYVQLTSAAPEIAGWWDITPHPGVKQEDGTIERWATGSGQSAMIFKGTKDKEKSWELLKWWMSTETQTEYASSLQTLYGPEYMWNTANLEAFNELPWPEEHKETILEQWEYLQEVPKTPGAYMVERELSNIWNRIVFDGENTRSAVDDSIIAIDREISRKMEEFGYMKNGKVVKPYPIPTIEQVESWAGEENEEN; translated from the coding sequence ATGAAGTCTAAGATACTTATATATTCGGTAATGGTGCTGTTCTTCATCTTTCCACACGGGTTTGCATCTGCTGACAATAATGAAACAGTGCCGGCCGAAAATATCGTAGAAGAACGCTATCATTCCGTCCTTGAACAATGGAAGGAGCAAGGAGTTCTGGACGCCTCGAATTTTGAGGTGTCCGTCCCTTCTTCCAATTCAATTGGAAGTGACAAACAGGATCTTTTGACAGCTTCTGAGAGCAAAGGATATGGGGATAGTGTTTTCTATTGGCATAATCGGCAATCCGTAACATATGAAATTCAAGTGCCTAAAGAGGGTTTATACGAACTTTCATTTGATTATTACCCTTTGAGTAACAAGGTTATTCCAATAGAGGGCGCAATCCTGGTAAACGGAAAGTTCCCTTATTATGAAAGCAGGCGTATCGTTTTCCCAGTCGAGTGGAAGAACGAAACAGATGATTTTGAGAAAGACCGTTTTGGCAACGAAATCATCCCGCAGCAACTAACTGTAAACAAATGGAGAAGCGCTAAAGCCGAGGATGCAAGTGGCTTGCAGCCAGGCGCATTGAAGTACTTATTGAAAAAAGGAACAAACGTGATTGAGCTTTCCAATTTGCGGGGAGAAATGCTCCTTGGAAAACTTACGGTGACTTCGGTTACAACTCTTCCTTCATATAACGAGTATGTGAAGAATTACGAGGGCAAGCAAGTTAAGGATTTAATAATTAACGAGGCCGAAACGAATTATACGAAAAACAGCTCATACATTAGGCCATTTGCTTCTACTGACGCTTCTGCCGTGCCAAGCAATCCCAAGACATTATTATTGAATACCCTTGGCGGGGACTCATGGGCAACGAGCGGCCAGAGTGTTAATTGGAACGTAGAAATTGAAAAAGACGGTTTTTATCAATTGACCTTTAAAGTCCAGCAGAATAAAAACACCGGGGCACCTGTTTTTAGAAAGGTATCGATTGATGGCCAAATACCTTTTTCGGAAGTGGCTCCCTATACATTCGAATTTAACAAAAAGTGGTCAAATGTGACTCTGTCAGATCAAAAAGGCGAGCCGTTCCTCTTTTATTTGACTAAAGGCAACCACACTATTGGCCTGGAAGCAGATGCTTCCCAAATTGAAAGGGTAGTTCATACAACAAATGAGGTTATGAAGGAAATTGAAGCACTCTCTCTTTCTATTAAAAAGTTGACAGGCAACCAAACAAATCGTGCCCGTGGTTGGAAAATTAGCGAGTATATCCCGGATATTAAGGACCGTGTCGAGCGGTGGGCCGTAATTTTGGATGAAGAAAGAAGTTATTTAAAAAGTTTAAGTGATACAGATAACGATTCCAGCGAAATCGTTTCCCTTCAATTGGCTGTCCAAAAACTTAAGGAATTGAGCAAGAAACCGGATGAAATCCCGAATAGGATGACGGAGCTGTCAGAAGGATCCTCCTCAGTAGCTCAGCTCCTTGGTAATCTATTGGTGGATTTGCCGAAACAGCCGCTTCTTGTAGATCGCTTTTACCTTCATGGGGATCTAGAACTTCCGGCGGCAAGGATTAATTTTATTGAAAAGGCATGGAGCAGCGTTCAACGCTTTGCACTTTCCTTTACATCAGGAAATTACACTGTTGACAATACAGACGATGAAACGATTGAGATATGGGTCAATCGCCCCCGCCAATATGTGGAGCAGCTGCAGAATTTAGCCGACAGGACGTTTACCCCTGAAACGGGTATTCCCGTTAAGTTTTCACTAATGCCTGACGAATCCAAATTGATTTTATCTAGTGCCGCAAATAAACAGCCTGACGTTGCCCTAGGCATAAGCAACTGGCTCCCTTACGAGTTGTCCATCCGTGGAGCGGCCGTTGACCTGCATCAATTCAAAGATTTCGAAGCTTTTAGTAAGAAGTTTTCACCAGGAGCATTCCTACCGTTAATGATAGAGGATTCTGTTTATGCTCTACCGGAGACACAGGATTTCTTTGTCCAGTTTTATAGGAAAGACATCATGGATGCGATGAATTTTCCCGTTCCTGATGATTGGGAAGAAGTCGTAAATATATTGCCGGAGCTGCAAAGATTCGGTATGAATTACTACACTCCGATTTCTGGCGCCGGTGGTTTCAAGCCATTTCAAACAACCGCTCCATATATTTATCAGTTCCAGGGAGACCTTTATGAACAAGATGGGATGAGAACAGCGATTGGAACGGAGGAAGCGTTGAAGGGTATTCAGTTTATGGCAGAACTCAATACGATTTACAGTCTGCCGCTTCAGGTTCCGAATTTTTACAATCACTTCAGGTATGCCACTATGCCGATAGGGATTTCAAATTTCACAACCTATGTCCAATTGACATCTGCCGCGCCTGAAATTGCCGGATGGTGGGACATCACCCCTCACCCTGGGGTGAAGCAGGAGGATGGAACAATTGAGCGGTGGGCAACAGGATCTGGCCAGTCCGCAATGATTTTCAAGGGCACTAAAGATAAAGAGAAGTCATGGGAGCTTTTAAAATGGTGGATGTCCACTGAAACGCAAACAGAATATGCATCAAGCCTCCAAACACTGTACGGGCCAGAATATATGTGGAACACAGCCAACTTGGAAGCTTTCAATGAACTGCCATGGCCTGAAGAACACAAAGAGACCATTTTAGAGCAATGGGAATATTTGCAGGAGGTACCGAAAACCCCTGGAGCTTACATGGTAGAACGTGAACTAAGTAACATATGGAATCGGATCGTGTTTGATGGTGAGAATACGAGATCTGCTGTAGACGATTCAATCATCGCAATTGATAGAGAGATTTCCCGCAAAATGGAGGAGTTTGGCTATATGAAGAACGGTAAGGTCGTGAAGCCATATCCAATCCCTACCATTGAGCAGGTGGAAAGTTGGGCAGGCGAAGAAAATGAAGAAAACTAA
- a CDS encoding carbohydrate ABC transporter permease — MKKTKRDLSQWFFLGPYILFFTAFIIIPVVAAILLSFTYFNAIETPKPIGLSNYVSLITQDEVFMQRIVPNTLTFALIVGPGGYILSFILAWTLAQVPSKLRTLLALIIYSPSMTAGVAMAVVWTIIFSGDQTGYLNSILITMGVLFEPIQWLQSPEYLMKIMIFVTLWGSMGVGFLAMLSGILNINTEIYEAGYIDGIRNRFQEVIYITIPSMKPQMLFGAVMAVVGTFQAGAIGVALSGANPTPQYAGQLMVNHLEDYGFIRYEMGYAAAISVVLLIVVYAFSKVAWRLFGEKD; from the coding sequence ATGAAGAAAACTAAGCGGGACCTAAGCCAATGGTTTTTCCTTGGTCCATATATTCTATTTTTTACGGCATTTATCATAATCCCAGTCGTTGCGGCGATTCTGTTGTCGTTTACGTACTTCAACGCAATCGAAACGCCAAAGCCTATCGGGTTGAGCAACTATGTCAGCCTGATCACACAAGATGAAGTCTTTATGCAACGAATAGTCCCTAATACGCTGACTTTTGCGTTAATAGTAGGACCAGGCGGGTACATTCTTTCTTTTATACTTGCATGGACACTAGCACAGGTACCAAGCAAATTAAGGACACTCCTTGCATTGATCATTTATTCTCCTTCAATGACTGCAGGTGTGGCTATGGCTGTCGTCTGGACCATTATCTTTAGCGGGGACCAGACCGGATATTTAAACAGTATCCTGATTACGATGGGTGTACTCTTTGAGCCGATTCAGTGGCTCCAGTCTCCAGAATACCTTATGAAAATCATGATTTTCGTTACGCTCTGGGGGAGCATGGGTGTCGGATTCCTGGCTATGCTGTCAGGGATTTTGAACATCAATACGGAAATTTATGAAGCTGGATATATAGATGGAATAAGAAATCGGTTCCAGGAGGTTATCTACATTACCATCCCGTCGATGAAACCACAGATGCTGTTCGGTGCGGTAATGGCTGTTGTAGGAACATTCCAGGCCGGTGCAATCGGCGTTGCCCTTTCAGGGGCAAACCCAACGCCTCAATACGCGGGTCAGTTAATGGTCAATCATCTGGAGGACTATGGATTCATCCGGTATGAAATGGGATATGCTGCAGCTATTTCAGTTGTTCTGCTTATCGTAGTATATGCATTTTCAAAAGTGGCGTGGAGGCTGTTTGGAGAAAAGGATTAA